CACATACTGCAAACTGCTGTGTACTTTGTTGCCATGTGAGACCCTTATCTGGGTACATGAAATTGACTGGTAGGTCTGTCATTTTGTGGTACAATCAGGGAGCCTAGGAAACCATTACTAATACTGGACCCATACTCAAGTCAAAAGTGGATAGCCTTGGTCATTTCCTGTCACTTCCCTTTCccatgaaaaataattcaaacttcAAACAAATTAGCAGTTTGTCCATAGCCTGGAACCAAACCCTCCTCTACCCTGGAATGGGGAGTGAGGAATATCATTAAGCATTGAGAAAACTGTCAAATATCATTAATAACATTTGGATATGAGTGTTCATATAATTTCTACCCCTAAACCTCCTTAGTATTAAAGGGCCATATTGCCATGATATAGTATTATTACTCAGTAAAGTAACTGctaaacagacatttattatgTTAGAGTTTTAATTCAGGACAATCTGTGGTATCCATAGCAACAAAAAGTTGTTGGTATAGATATAACCACAGATAGACACAAATGGGGAAAACAATTTCCTAGAGCTAGAAAGCTTTTAAAGATAAAGCACATAATACCAAAAGTAACTATAATAAGGTAAAAAAAAAGAGTACCCAAGTGAACAGCTGTTGCTAAACAGGGAATGTTTAACTTAAACTGGATTGTAAATCCAGGTTAACCAAGCCTCAGCTGAACCCACATGAATAATAGGCTAGGGCCACCCCAAAGAGATTGATGTGGAAAATAAATCCAGAGCAATGAAAAGAGGCAGTCAGATATTGTCAGGTTCAAgtattttgtttctgctttctcttggtAAGTGATCTAATTCAAAAAACACTGACATGGTAAAAGTGGGTAGATATTAGGAGAACAGGTACTCAATATTCTAATCACTTACATGCCTAGGAactaacaaactaccacaaagaTGGATGAAACTCACTGTCAATCATCTCTGAGGAATCAGCTGAGGACTACATATCTTATTTGGGAAACATGAGAAAGTGGCTTCCACAAATTCCAACCAGTAAACTTACTCCTGGAGAATATTCTGGAATAGATTATTAAAAGCATGTTTGTTAACACTTACGAAGGAAAGTAGTGTTTGCTAAGAGAGGCAGggttcatgaaaatattttgacaGGAATACTCAAGTAACAGCCCCAGGAAACCCATCTGGATTATAGACTTGGCCAGGTCTTGCATGATCAAAAGTCCTtatgaacaagaaagaaaaataagtgcatGCTGATCTAATCAGGTGGACTGGAAACTGAATGACTGCCTGTGCTCAAAGCATGAATCTTGAGAGCCcagcaagtactcaataaataatttgttgCATGAACTGATGAAGAGTCAGATCCCTCTAGTTCTCCAGACAGTAAAATACCAGGTCTTTAAAGCTTTCCTTGTTATGGAATGGTTCGAGTCTCCTCACTCTTCTGGTTCTACCTCTCTTCCTCAACATACTCACCCCCATTACCCAGAACAGTTAACAGCTACTCTCTCTCCCAACCATGGGAAACCACtgaaataaagcatttttcaCTAGTAGAGAATAAAACAGCATCTAATCCAACAAGTTATTAGAGTAAGATTTCCACAAACACATCCATAGACTTCCTGGATCATTATGTGAAATTTCTATACATTGGTTCTATTTCTTTTGATCCTCTTCTCAAGAAACTTCCGAAcgacttattttattttcaaatgcctTAACTTCCTCATCCCAAATAAAGCACAAGATTTATTTATGCTTATGAAAACATGCAAGCCATAATTTACCTGCCTTACAAGCAGCGGCAAAAACTCAAATTTGCAAGCCATTTTACCTTAAAACTGACTgttccaaaaaggaaaaataaaagtaaaatattttaagtgccaccataatttttcttaattggTAAGAGAAATGATGATGCTATGCCATCCACGTTTATGAATCTTGTCAAATGACAAGAGGTTGATGCGcttggcatttaaaaattttcctttttagatCTAAGCAtggtatttttcagaaaaaaacataacatagtacttcacttttaaaaaaatgacagcaACATGTCTTTATTATGGATTAAGCAAGTTTAAGAAATACTATTTGTAATCTCAAACAATGCACTGAAAGTGAGTCTTAATTTCAGAGTTTTATTGTATTGCACTAAAGGAACAGCAGGATGGTTATacaattttctctcattcagttTTGAAAATCTTAAGTACCTGCAAATTCTTAAGAATACCTTTACCACCAGATTAGAACAGTAAGAATAACCAATTTCTTAATAAGTAATGtcttacaaataaaaacacatttaaaatacctttaaatGCATTCTTCACAAGTAATtcagcatatatttttatatcatgtttACTTATGCTTAAGAATTAAAGCAAGTATATTTATTACTCCAATGGAAATATGGGAAATCTCTCATTCATGCAATATACAGGGATAATATTCAAGTCGAAGGGAAAATTCCCGCTTTTGCTTTTGTAAATGGATCCGTATATAATCATCTAcatgacagataaggaaacccATGAAGTTTCCCACTAGTCAGATACACATTTTCAATTCATCAGAAGCACCTGATATCTACAGCTAATTTATAATTAGATACTGTTTCAATGAAACCAAAATGAGCCCTACAAGTTCCTATGAACAAAAGCTTCCAATGTACTAGGACAGTCAGTAATTAATGCATCATTCAGAGGATTATGGCTGTTCCTTAAGAAGTGCAAGTTCAAACCTGTCAACACCAGAGGtaatcattttatattaatttatacgTAATTCCATTTAAATTCTTTATCCAAGTATAACATATGAAAACAGTCTTTCCACAAGCAAAAAAtgtggaaacatttaaaaataaggagtcattttttaaagtaactgatCAGATTCCACAGGCTACTCTTGGACAGGATCTTGCTGGATAGAATCCCTTCATTTGGTGGCTTTTTGCATGCACTTAACTGGACCAATTCTTCTGTGTGTTGTTCTAAGAGCTCACCAAAACATAGATCatgctgaaaagaagaaaaaagctgttAATTTGAACATtcctaattataaaaaaaaaactcaagagcATGAGAGAGTATGCTTTATATAGCAAACTAGtatcacagaaaatgaaaagactaaTGACAAGTTCacagtgattttaatttgcatttatggACTTTTGCCTAACATAGGACTTGGCTCAGTGCATGTGGTGTAGTTGTCCCCTATTCCCTTTCCAATTTTAGCAAGTAGAACAGCACAGCTGAAAGCTTAATGGGGGATCAGAGCTTAGTGAAGCCATCCAAACACCACACGCTCTGGAGTCGTGTCTAATAATAGAATGAGCATCTCTGGAGGGCTCACTTCACACCAGCCGTTAGGTCTTTCATACACATTGTCTCGCTTAATCCTCCAAGCAGTCCTAGAAGGCAGGTACCAGTTGCATTCCCATTGTATAGAAAGGAATGATCAATCAAGGATCTTTCCCATTAAAGGCTCCAAGCACTAGCAACTTTTAGGAAGCAGTTAGAAAAGGGGggaaaacatcaaaataaaaggCAATGACCTTTTGATTTAGGTTTAAGAACTGCCAAGGGCAATTCTACATAGAGTGATAGGGGAAAGGCATAGGGGCATGGTCCAAAAAGCATGTATCTctaaacagaaatacaaaggagtTGAACAAGCTTGATAGACAACTTTAAAACAGAACAAATGTCCTGGTGCTACCATATCCCGGTGAACATTTTCCCACAACTGCACATCTCCAACTTtatcatttattcaatcattcatttcatttctttcattcaacatgtaTGTTTGAAGTGCCTATTATATGCCAGCCCTGTTCCAGACATTTGCTATGGAaacttacaaaatgaaaattaacagGAAATTAAAATGACACATAGAATTTCACTTTTCAGAGCATTTCTTTGTTTCATACATGAGTAATATCTGCATATGCACTAAAGGATATTCATTTTCACAGTAATAGCctctaaaagcataaaaataccaaaaatatctttttcctaAATTTCAGTCTAACCATTCTTTTTCTATGATGGAAACTTATGTATAAAGagaaatatgaatatgaatataagCCTATCTTAGCAAGTTTTCAAGTAACGAAAAAGAGAATGGAACCTTATGCTGTTTTTTTAAAGCTTACAGCTCTTTTGGAAATATTCTGAAAATCAAGGAGAAAGCCCTCTCTAGTTGAATATGTATTGATAAAAAACGAGAAAGTATTTTATATAAGTGATGTGTAAAAGCATATTCACATGGCTTAAAGAAACATATAATTCTACATTTAACAGTGCCCTTTTCTAGTTGTAATAAGCAGTCATTTCACCGCACCTACAACACACCTACAGCAGGGGTTCTCAACCAGGGCAATTTTGCCCCTCGGGACATCTGGGCAATGtccagagacatttttggttgtcatcggggggcaggagggcactaatggcatctagtgggtaaaggccagggatgctgctaaacgtCCTACAATATACAGGACAGCTTCCCACAGAAATTCCCACACAGCCCAGACTGTCAACAGTGCCGAAGTTGCGAAATCCTGACCTAGAGGAACAATGAGTCCATCAgagtataaaaggaaaaaaaatcaggccgggcgcgatggcttatgcctgtaatcccagtactttgggaagccaaggtgggcagatcacctgaggtcaggagttcaagaccagcctggccaacatggtgaaactccttctctactaaaaatacaaaaattagccaggggtggtggtacacgcctgtaatcccagctactcaggaggctgaggcagagaaattgcttgaacctggtggggcggagggtgcagtgagcagagatcatgccactgcactccagcctgagcgacagagactccgtctcaaaacaaaaaggaaaaaaatcagaaactgcACCACCCTGTAAGGTAGAACTACTTATTTCATTCATACCACTCAAATCAAGCAAATCAGAAAATAAAGGGCAGAGCACACCACTTATgaagaatgataaagaaaaaatgaaacataatgTCGGGAGAGACCCTAAAGACAAGCAGAAACCTGCAAACTCACACATCCCTATCCTTCAATGACATCACTTTGCCACAGAGAATGAGGACCATCCTTTACCAACTGAATGTGTCTGAGAACTTAGGAAGCAGCATCCCTGACCAAACCTTCTGCCTCTGACAGCAGACTGGTTTACTGCCTTGATAAGCACCAGTGTGGGTCACATTGAGTGTGTGAGAATTTGCTGGTGTGCACCATGCACACTTAAGACACTAAGTTATTCTTCGAATGGATTTTAAGGTGTGAAAACCATAATGCCTGCAAACTTTTAAAGCAGCAAAGTGAAAGCATATTTCATTTTACCTTTTCAACTTACCCGTATAGGTAGTAAAAAAATGCTAGAAGATAAAAAGCTAATTTGCACCATCCTTCCTTCTGACAATATGCTAGAATATCTGCATTCATGATGGTTGTAGGGTCATAGAGTCCTGGGCCACTCATCACTGGTCTACTCATATACCTGGAATAAACACAGTCTATTAGGCATTCAGAAAGGGCAGCAAACATTCAGATAAGAAAGCGGGTCTGTCTTCTAAAACATCTGTTACGAAAGGTGGTCCACACAGGGAAGCATTCTTTTACTTATGggtaaaatgcttttcttttaccatcttaattttaaaagtagagtCCCTAATGAGCAGAATGAGATAGCTAAACAAGCTTCATCTAGTCTCTACCTTTTCAGAAATCCAAGAAAAACAGGAAgaactgtaaaaagaaaataggtgTTTTGCTTTTACTTATCTGgacataattttagatttacagaaaagatgTAATAACCTTTCACCCAGATATTTCAAATGTCCATTTTTACTATATTTGCTTTatccttctctttctcattctgagtattgtttttttgttttgttttgagacagcgtcttaccctgtcacccaggctggaatacagtagtacaatctcggctcaccacaatctcagactcctgggctcaagcaatccttctgcctcaagcctcccaagtagcggggactacaggcacacaccaccatgcttagctaatttttttgtattttttgtagagaggggattttgccacgttgcccagtctgttctccaactcctaggctcaagcgatccacctgcctcagtctctcaaagtgctgggattgcagggataagccattgcacctggccctgagtaaattttttctttcttttttgagatggagtcttgctctgttgcccaggctgcagtgcactggcatgatcttgcaaactccacctcctagcctgaagcaattctctgcctcagcctccaaagtagctgggattacaggcgcccgccaccatgactggttaatttttgtatttttagtagagacagggtttcatcatcttggccaggctggtcttgaactcctgacctcgtggatccacccacctcagcctcccaaagtgctgggattacaggcgtacgccactgcacccggccaagtacatttttttctgaatcatttcaGAGTCCATTGTAGACCTGATACCACTTTACTCCTAAATATTTCTTCAGTATATATCTCCTAAAATCAAGGGCAATAAGGTTTTGACATgcctatttaaaacaaaaacttctaaCTCTATATACTGCAGATATAACTATGGAAGTTAAAAATATTACCTTTTACAAATAACCTAAGTTAGTcataaacacagaaagaaattCAACATACACTGTACATTTTGACTTATCTGCAGTTCAAGGACAAGCAAAGCTAATCTAAGTTGATAGAGGTCAGTGGTCTTGGGAGGTGTGGAGGGTAACTGACTAAGATGGGACACAAGTGCATGCTCTGGAGGCCACAACTGTTGTGtatcttgatctgggtggtggttTAAcaggtgtatacatatgtaaaaattcattgagCTATATACTTCAGACTTGTGCAAAACACTAAGTTATacttcactttttttaaaaaaattcctttaaaaataaagctctGTAAGAGGTATTGAAACAGTTTTTGTTCAtccacttgattttttaaaaaataaatgctggccgggcgcggtggctcacgcctgtaatcccagcactttgggaggccgaggcgggcggatcacaaggtcaggagatcgagaccacggtgaaaccccgtctctactaaaaatacaaaaaattagccgggtgcggtggcgggcgcctgtagtcccagctactcaggaggctgaggcaggagaatggtgtaaacccaggaggcggagcttgcagtgagccgagatcgcgccactgcactccagcctgggcgacagagcgagactccgtctcaaaaaacaaaaaaaaaaataaaataaataaaaaaaataaatgccaacTAAGCTTCCATTTTTATGTAGGTAACTAGCATGTGAGATAACCATATCAACCGCAGTatatttaagttttcattttaaaaaattaaaagtgtatCTAAACATTACCTCCAAATATGATATGCCAAGAGGGGCATGTTGAGGCCCAGTGTAAGCCACTCCGCTGCACAGAGAAACATGACACAGAAGAAAGCGTGGATGAGGTACTCTGGGAGTACAAGCTGGAAGGAAAACACAGGCCAGTGATCAAAATGCCTCGGCATTAAGTTAACTGCTAATCTGGAAAGCAGGTGGCAACCAAGTTTCCATAATGAAAAATCACTGTTTTCTTAGACTCAGAAATAAAAGATGCTACTGagttttatttccatgtttaactttttaccaaaagtaggattacaggcaaactGACCAGAGTATATAGCTTGCACTAACGTAACATAGTAAGATACATGACTTAAAATTTAAAGCTCAAATTCTTAGAGTAATAGATCAAATTATACAAAGTTACCACCCAGACTGTTAAACAATTTGCTAGTCAACTagaatactttttctttccaCCATTCAACAATGATAGAAGTACAAAAATGAGATATCTGATCACATGCAACATATTAAAAGTTCCACAGAAACAAAACTCCCCTTTAGAATTTTACACATCGGTGTTTTTAAGCCTTTAACAGAAACCAGAAATGCTACATACACAATATTTAGCAAACCACATCGCATTCCCACAGAAGTAAGTTTTTAATGGAAAGCCAATCAGCCAATAATCTCAGCACAGTGGGGGGAAGAACACTAATATGCACAAATGTAAAAGATTTGCTTTCTGCAATGTAGGAGGGAAAAGACTGAGTTCTTAACCATGAAATTAGGATTTTCCAGGTTCCCAAGTTCTCATTCTTAGGTGGCCTTTCCGTTTCTTTACGCCTGCTTGCCAACAAAAAGGTAAGACACAACAGAAGACCAGTAGAAGCTcagaacccaaaaacaaaataaaccttttGGTAGTAGGTAGTATTAAGTGAAGAAAAATTAATCAAGcaaaatgctttttataaaatgacaagttaatgctttattttaaattatctttcccATCCTAAAGATTTCAGCCTGAGAactttgtgaaataaaaataccaacacCTCTCATTGCAAGTTTCAGCCAAAGTATCTCCTATAAGTCACAGCTACAAAGCCAGTTTCTCAAATGTTTACTTCATACCAAATGGAAATCATGTGAATACTTATCATCATCAGCTCACTCCTGAGGGGAAACCATGGCTGTAGAGATTGTAATCATACTATATACTCAGGCCCATTTTCTCATACTCCCAAATTACTCTCTCCAATTTAAAGCTGTAGAAGGGGCTTTTTAATGAATACTGTTTTAGATAAAATCCAGGTAAACAACTAATCTATACCACTAACCAAATACTTTCTACAAACTTAAACATTCTAATAAAAGATAAACTCTGCATATGTACATAAACTTCTAAATAACATTTAAGCCAGCATCTATTTAAGATCAAAGTTCTCTAAACAAGAAAATGGCTATAGGACTCCGAAACTCAAGGACTATAACCAGAACAAACCatgaaaaacatacattttattaagAATTCCACTACAGTTGCTTTTGTAATACTTGTTTAAATTACAGATGttgtctctaaaatataataaGCCTATTTCAGCCCTAAAAAGCCAACTGATATCTAACAGACAAATCATCATGCAAGGTTTTACCCTACACTTACAGACTGAAGTATGGAAAGAATGATTTTGAAGAAAGCATAACCCCCTCCCGCTCttaatatactttaataaaaagtGTTAATAAAGATAACCTACAACTCCACCAGTTCTAATATGAAACAAATGTtattccctcccttctcctcaaaAGGAGTCCAGAAACATTTACTACCCATCTCTCTTAAAAACCAACCCTCTCCGAGCATTCTTTAATGACAAAATTTCCCCTTAAGTGACACAAAAATTATTCCATTTAGGAACCAAGGTTCAAACAGAAACTAGTATCCAGAAAAAATACCTCATGCAAATATAGCTGAAATGATAGTATTTAAACATGCAAAACATAATATTCTCTTGTTAAagttcacaatttaaaaaatggtgataTTTGTCTTCCCCCATACTTTGGCAGAACtgtcaaaacaaatttaaataggGAAAACTGTCAGATGCACTGCTATTCAGCCAATTATCGGCACCCTATCCAAAAGGCAAcctgtgctgctataaaaatgGCCTTCAACCTCCTGCAGCATTAGGATGTCCCAAGCACATGTCTCTTCTCAGTGAGAATTTCTTTCCATTAAGAAAAGCCAGGAATCGCACATTACCTGTTAAAATGAAACCAGTCCCTCCTAAATTTACAATACATTAGGAAAATACAAGAGTTTGAGCTTCAAAATTTAGGCTGTCTTGAGTTCAAATGCTGACTCTATCTTAGCTG
The window above is part of the Macaca fascicularis isolate 582-1 chromosome 7, T2T-MFA8v1.1 genome. Proteins encoded here:
- the CNIH1 gene encoding protein cornichon homolog 1 isoform X2, whose product is MAFTFAAFCYMLALLLTAALIFFAIWHIIAFDELKTDYKNPIDQCNTLNPLVLPEYLIHAFFCVMFLCAAEWLTLGLNMPLLAYHIWRYMSRPVMSGPGLYDPTTIMNADILAYCQKEGWCKLAFYLLAFFYYLYGMIYVLVSS
- the CNIH1 gene encoding protein cornichon homolog 1 isoform X1 — translated: MAFTFAAFCYMLALLLTAALIFFAIWHIIAFDELKTDYKNPIDQCNTLNPTVEKVKKIKRVKIALKLVLPEYLIHAFFCVMFLCAAEWLTLGLNMPLLAYHIWRYMSRPVMSGPGLYDPTTIMNADILAYCQKEGWCKLAFYLLAFFYYLYGMIYVLVSS